The following proteins are encoded in a genomic region of Oncorhynchus masou masou isolate Uvic2021 unplaced genomic scaffold, UVic_Omas_1.1 unplaced_scaffold_1552, whole genome shotgun sequence:
- the LOC135531203 gene encoding tonsoku-like protein, whose product MEKESQRTWFSLVPLCVPQDDCSLTHLNLAGNGLMDSSISTLARCLPRCPSMVSVDLAWNPAVTSVGLHSILSNRRALTYLNLQGCQVAGPWDSSSLDDLSHQVQDLWLCSQVLNKLDCKALQQIWGQRRPGGCFLSRDAKCLLTTAPSL is encoded by the exons ATGGAAAAGGAGTCACAGAGAACATGGTTCTCGTTGGTTCCTTTGTGTGTTCCACAGGATGACTGCTCCCTGACCCACCTGAATCTGGCGGGAAATGGACTGATGGACAGCAGCATTTCCACCCTCGCcag GTGTCTGCCTCGCTGTCCCTCCATGGTGTCTGTGGACCTGGCATGGAACCCAGCGGTGACCTCAGTGGGACTCCACAGCATCCTCTCCAACCGGCGAGCTTTGACCTATCTCAACCTCcaag gTTGTCAGGTAGCCGGACCCTGGGACAGCTCTAGTTTGGACGACTTGTCACACCAGGTCCAGGACCTGTGGCTGTGCTCCCAGGTGCTCAACAAACTGGACTGCAAGGCGCTGCAGCAGATCTGGGGCCAGAGGAGGCCCGGGGGCTGCTTCCTCTCCAGGGATGCCAAGTGCCTGCTCACTACTGCCCCTTCACTGTGA